Proteins encoded within one genomic window of Fragaria vesca subsp. vesca linkage group LG1, FraVesHawaii_1.0, whole genome shotgun sequence:
- the LOC101306280 gene encoding uncharacterized protein LOC101306280 — protein MSSSLTSQPPQQVSISMPVKLTGSHDYLLWKSFITPILNFHDILDLAEGSELCPPSGTEAYTHWTKKDQLLLGLINESLSEDLLLRRAVGCPSGRALWLVFEGLFAQKAAAHVKRLKDRLENLKMKKADNKHMHIYINEVKNIVKGLHAAGFPMEDREVVSCVLRGLPSEYEELLASIRNRPQPLRQQQLYKSLLQHRLKSEKIGKAIKIAAVLVTIIVGIILLLLL, from the coding sequence ATGTCATCGTCATTGACCTCTCAGCCTCCTCAACAAGTTTCAATCTCCATGCCAGTCAAACTCACGGGGTCGCATGATTACTTGCTGTGGAAATCCTTCATCACCCCAATCCTCAATTTCCATGATATATTGGATCTCGCCGAAGGATCAGAGCTGTGTCCACCAAGTGGCACCGAAGCTTATACACATTGGACTAAGAAGGACCAGTTACTCCTGGGTTTGATCAATGAAAGCTTATCTGAAGACCTACTACTCCGACGTGCAGTAGGATGCCCAAGTGGAAGAGCTCTATGGTTGGTCTTTGAAGGCCTATTTGCTCAAAAGGCAGCAGCTCACGTGAAACGTCTTAAGGATCGCCTCGAAAATCTGAAGATGAAAAAGGCAGATAACAAGCACATGCATATATACATCAACGAAGTGAAAAATATCGTCAAGGGCCTCCATGCAGCTGGGTTTCCAATGGAGGACCGTGAAGTCGTTTCTTGTGTGCTTAGAGGACTTCCTTCGGAATATGAAGAGTTACTTGCTTCAATCAGGAATCGACCTCAGCCTCTAAGGCAGCAACAACTCTATAAGTCACTGCTACAGCATAGATTGAAGTCTGAAAAAATCGGGAAAGCAATCAAGATCGCTGCGGTTCTTGTTACTATTATTGTGGGAATTATATTGTTACTGTTACTATGA